The Cryptococcus neoformans var. neoformans B-3501A chromosome 4, whole genome shotgun sequence genome has a window encoding:
- a CDS encoding hypothetical protein (HMMPfam hit to DEAD, DEAD/DEAH box helicase, score: 254.8, E(): 1.4e-73; HMMPfam hit to Helicase_C, Helicase conserved C-terminal domain, score: 120.5, E(): 3.8e-33), translated as MIIHSSSSNSKKEYTMADDFITTIDSDDEVSNYGEPSALPKIKDDELDPDFQFDLGGGRSEGLDLWGGDEVQGVKKGNEPINVDDIIERKRGKPIRAFKDRKRKRDEDATSEDDLEEDEEEEGDSNDDSDAAKSGDSEEDEMDVDMSEGDGDEEDENEIESLKREDESDEEEEEEEDDYDEEGENEVVDSDSESEEETAAEIARKDAFFSSDPTTTDPTLPSSFTAMNLSRPLLRALTSLQFTAPTPIQARAIPLALLGRDILGSAVTGSGKTAAFMVPILERLCYRDRGKGGAACRVLVLCPTRELAVQCEAVGKALAEKGGLDVRFALLVGGLSLNAQAHTLRTLPDILIATPGRLIDHLTNTPSFTLSALDVLVIDEADRMLEAGFTDELEEIIKACPRSRQTMLFSATMTDSVDELVKLSLDKPIRVFVDPKRNTARGLTQEFVRIRSDDSRSPSLLALCKRTIREKCIIFFRSKALAHQMRIVFGLFGLKAAELHGNLTQEQRLQALNDFKAGTVDYLLATDLASRGLDIKGVETVINYDMPGQLAQYTHRVGRTARAGRKGRSVSLVGEADRKMLKAAIKQAEADQVRHRIIPSEAVTAMKEKLEEFKDDIQEILKEEKEEKLLRQADMEIKKGQNMVEHEAEIFSRPARTWFQSGKEKQASKSAGKDAYVGSFPSTGKSAEKEKEKLKRGKYDGLSRRLKRRKMAIEEDAADAAAARKTEMGIRAAKKNALPKKITEPQPRLEKAGKGKDKKKGKARRVTGGKGSAFDSEGKKSHEGMRAKPAKVNLEKGKKKGGKGKGRK; from the exons ATGATAATACACAGTTCCTCTTCTAACTCCAAAAAAGAATACACCATGGCGGACGATTTTATCACTACCATTGACTCTGATGACGAAGTATCGAACTATGGTGAGCCAAGCGCCTTACCAAAAATCAAGGACGACGAGTTGGACCCCGACTTTCAATTCGATCTTGGAGGAGGCAGATCGGAGGGACTTGACCTTTGGGGAGGAGACGAGGTTCAAGGCGTAAAAAAGGGTAATGAG CCTATCAATGTCGACGACATTATTGAGCGAAAACGTGGCAAGCCCATTAGAGCGTTCAAGGATCGAAAGAGAAAACGAGATGAAGACGCTACCTCGGAGGATGACCtagaggaagatgaagaggaggaaggggattCCAATGATGATTCAGATGCCGCGAAATCTGGCGAcagtgaagaggacgaaaTGGACGTTGACATGAGCGAAGGGGATGgtgacgaagaggatgagaacgAAATCGAGAGTCTTAAACgcgaagacgagagtgatgaagaggaagaagaagaggaagatgattacgatgaggaaggtgaaAACGAGGTCGTCGACTCTGATTCAGAatcggaggaagagactgCTGCTGAGATCGCTCGTAAGGACGCATTCTTTTCGTCAGACCCAACGACAACCGACCCTACActcccttcctcattcACCGCCATGAACCTCTCGCGACCTCTCCTACGAGCCCTCACTTCTCTCCAATTCACTGCACCTACACCTATCCAGGCACGTGCCATccctcttgcccttctGGGCAGAGATATTCTCGGTTCTGCTGTGACAGGTTCCGGTAAGACTGCTGCCTTCATGGTTCCCATCCTCGAACGATTATGCTATCGAGACAGGGGCAAGGGAGGAGCTGCATGTCGTGTCCTCGTTTTATGCCCCACACGAGAGCTTGCAGTTCAATGTGAAGCGGTTGGAAAAGCTCTCGCCGAGAAGGGTGGCCTAGACGTCCGTTTCGCCCTTCTGGTCGGTGGTCTTTCCCTCAATGCCCAAGCACATACACTCCGCACTCTACCCGATATCCTTATTGCCACTCCCGGACGATTAATTGATCATCTTACCAACACCCCGAGCTTCACGCTTTCCGCTCTCGATGTTTTGGTAATCGACGAGGCGGACCGAATGCTTGAAGCGGGTTTTACCGATGAATTGGAGGAGATCATCAAGGCATGCCCTCGTTCTCGACAAACCATGTTATTCTCCGCCACAATGACAGATTCGGTGGATGAGCTTGTAAAGCTTTCTTTGGATAAACCTATCCGAGTTTTTGTTGATCCCAAGCGCAACACTGCCAGGGGACTGACCCAAGAATTTGTCAGGATCCGTTCGGATGATTCGAGATCACCCAGTTTGTTGGCACTGTGTAAGAGGACAATCAGAGAAAAATGTATCATATTTTTCAGGAGTAAGGCCCTTGCTCACCAGATGAGGATCGTATTTGGTTTGTTTGGGTTGAAGGCGGCAGAGCTTCACGGTAATCTCACACAGGAACAG CGTCTCCAAGCCCTCAATGACTTCAAAGCCGGCACGGTCGATTATCTTCTTGCGACCGATCTCGCATCTCGTGGTCTTGATATCAAGGGTGTTGAGACAGTTATCAATTATGACATGCCTGGTCAACTCGCTCAGTATACTCATCGAGTTGGACGAACTGCTCGTGCTGGCCGCAAAGGTCGCTCTGTCTCTCTGGTCGGTGAAGCTGATaggaagatgctgaagGCTGCTATCAAGCAGGCAGAAGCGGACCAGGTGAGGCATAGGATCATACCTAGCGAAGCTGTAACTGCTATGAAAGAGAAGCTTGAAGAGTTCAAGGACGATATACAGGAAAtcttgaaggaagagaaggaggaaaaacTT CTCCGACAAGCAGACATGGAGATTAAGAAGGGACAAAATATGGTTGAGCACGAGGCTGAAATCTTTTCAAGGCCCGCTAGAACTTGGTTCCAGTctggaaaggaaaagcaaGCTTCAAAGA GCGCCGGCAAAGACGCCTACGTTGGTTCATTCCCGTCTACGGGCAAATCtgcagagaaagaaaaagagaaactCAAGCGAGGCAAGTACGATGGCCTTTCTCGTCGCCTCAAGAGGCGCAAGATGGCCATTGAAGAGGACGCTGCCGATGCGGCTGCTGCTCGAAAGACTGAGATGGGTATCCGAGCTGCCAAGAAGAATGCTCTTCCTAAGAAGATTACCGAGCCTCAGCCCAGACTGGAGAAAGCcggaaagggcaaggacaagaagaagggtaaagcaagaagagtaACgggggggaagggaagcgCATTCGACagtgaaggaaagaaatcACACGAGGGAATGAGAGCGAAGCCTGCCAAGGTCAACTTagaaaaggggaagaagaaggggggtaaagggaagggaaggaagtaG
- a CDS encoding hypothetical protein (HMMPfam hit to peroxidase, Peroxidase, score: 150.4, E(): 3.9e-42) produces the protein MSFRAPNLIRSAAGRRASQTLNLRSQVIRRRFATEGGPEITKPSSPRSSNTRYLLAGVGIAAVGAAYYFYGTGRTAHDSANKADTVVRGAVATVEAKTGLRRGKDEYQKVYNRIAETLEKEGYDDGSLAPVLLRLAWHSSGTYNKEDGTGGSNFATMRFKPEAEHSANNGLHVAREHMEKIKQEFPWISYGDLWTLGGVCAVQESGGPTIPWRPGRIDGFEAQVTPDGRLPDASQAQDHLRFIFNRMGFNDQEIVALSGAHAMGRCHTNRSGFEGPWTFSPVTFSNQYFALLRDEPWQWKKWTGPAQYEDKNTKTLMMLPTDMALLKDKSFKKYVDIYADNEEKFFSDFAKAFSKLIELGVPERQWAGEPWTLGTSD, from the exons ATGTCTTTCAGAGCTCCCAATTTGATACGATCAGCCGCTGGCCGAAGAGCCAGTCAAACTTTGAACCTGCGTTCTCAAGTTATTCGACGACGATTTGCAACTGAGGGTGGACCGGAGATT ACCaaaccatcttctccacgATCTTCGAACACTCGTTATCTCCTCGCAGGTGTCGGTATCGCTGCCGTCGGCGCTGCATACTATTTCTACGGCACTGGCAGAACCGCGCACGATTCCGCCAATAAAGCTGACACGGTAGTGCGTGGAGCTGTTGCCACGGTTGAGGCCAAGACGGGTCTCCGAAGAGGCAAGGACGAGTATCAAAAAGTCTATAATCGGATTGCCGAGACtctcgagaaggagggttACGACG ACGGTTCTTTGGCCCccgtccttcttcgcttggCTTGGCACTCCTCTGGCACCTATAACAAAGAGGATGGTACTGGAGGATCGAACTTTGCTACCATGAGGTTCAAGCCCGAGGCCGAGCACAGCGCGAACAATGGCCTA CATGTTGCCAGGGAACATATGGAAAAGATCAAGCAAGAGTTCCCCTGGATCTCTTACGGTGACCTATGGACCCTCGGTGGAGTCTGTGCTGTCCAGGAGTCGGGCGGACCTACCATCCCTTGGAGGCCTGGCAGAATTGACGGCTTCGAAGCTCAAGTCACTCCCGATGGTAGGCTACCGGATGCCTCTCAAGCCCAAGACCATCTGAGGTTCATCTTTAACCGCATGGG CTTCAATGACCAAGAAATTGTTGCCCTTAGCGGCGCTCATGCCATGGGGCGATGTCATACTA ATCGATCGGGCTTTGAGGGCCCTTGGACTTTCTCCCCTGTCACCTTTTCCAACCAGTACTTTGCTCTTCTCCGAGACGAGCCTTGGcagtggaagaagtg GACCGGACCTGCCCAATATGAAGACAAAAACACAAAGACCTTGATGATGCTTCC TACGGATATGGCGCTCCTCAAAGACAAGTCCTTCAAGAAGTATGTTGACATCTATGCCGATAACGAAGAGAAATTCTTTAGCGA CTTCGCGAAAGCATTCTCCAAGCTCATTGAGCTTGGTGTCCCTGAGAGGCAATGGGCTGGTGAACCTTGGACTTTGGGAACCAGCGATTAA